The genomic DNA CGACCTTTGCGGTTCCGGTGTTGTTCATGCCGTTGGATCTGGCTGTAGCGGCCAGCCTCGTCTGGGGGTTGTCGCTGTTGGCGGTGCTCAGTTATGCGCTGGCGCGCGCGCAACGGGTCCCGCCCTGGAAGGTGATCGGGGAGCATGTCGTGATCGGACTCTGTGTGGTCGCGATCACGCACTACCTTGGTGATTGGGTTCGCGTGACGTTCGGGTAGAAGAGCAGCGATAGAAGTTCGGAGACGGATGCATGAGGGAGATTCAGGGACAATGGAATTGAAGACGCAGTTGCCGAAAGTCGGCATCGGACGACGATGCGGATCGATACAAGCCAATCTGGATGGGTACCGAAAGCTGATGAGCGAGGAGGCCTATGAGGAGCTGAGGACGCTCGCGAAAGAACTGCAGGGCGTCAAAGTCTGTCATGTGAACTCTACGGCGGCCGGCGGGGGCGTGGCGGAACTGTTGGCGCGGTATGTGCCGATGTTACAGGCGCTCGGTGTGCAGGCGGACTGGCGCTTGATCCATGGCGAAGCGGATTTTTTTGCCATCACCAAGGCGTTCCATAACGCACTGCAAGGCGGGCACTACGGCTTGGGGAAAGCGGCGCAGGACCTGTACCTCAAGGTCAATGAACGCAGCGCCAAGGCGCTCGGCAATGACTACGATGTGTATATCGTGCACGACCCGCAGCCGGCGGCTATTCGACATTTTGCCGGGCCCCGCGATGCCAAATGGATCTGGCGGTGCCATATCGACAGTTCGGCGCCTGACAAAGAGGTCAGTCAGTTTTTGCGCCCGTTGCTCGAAGAGTATGAGGCGGTCGTCTTCACCATGAGCCAGTTCGTGCTGCCCCAATTGGCAGCGAAGCGGGTGGCCTTCATCGCCCCGGCCATCGACCCCCTGGCCACGAAGAATATGGACTTGCCGGAAGATTTGTGTCGGCGCGCGATCGCGGACTCCGGGGTGGATCCGAGGAGGCCGTTGCTGTTGCAGGTGTCGCGGTTCGATCCCTGGAAGGATCCGCTCGGGGTCGTCCGGGCCTACCGCCTCGTGAAAGAGGCCATTCCAGCCGTACAACTGGTACTCATCGGCGCGATGGCAGGCGACGATCCGGAGGGCTGGGAGATTCTGGACCGAGTCGAGGAAGAAGCCGCGAAGGACCCGGACCTGTTCGTCTTTACGAATCTCGCCGGCGTGGGGAGCATGGAGGTCAACGCCTTCCAGCGCGGCTGTGATGTGGTGATCCAGAAATCCTTGCGGGAGGGATTCGGGTTGGTCGTATCCGAAGCATTATGGAAGGAAAAACCGGTGGTGGCGGGGAATACCGGAGGCATTCCCATGCAATTCCCCGAGCCCTTTCAGAAGAATTTGGTCGACAGTGTGGAAGCCTGCGCGGAGCGGCTGCTCCATCTGCTGCAGCGACCGGGCGAACGTGGAGAGTTCGGCCGGGCCGGGCGTGAACATGTGCGCCGGCATTTTCTCATGCCGCGGCTGGTGCGCGATGAGCTTCGGCTGATCAAGCAGGTGCTGGAGGCCTCATGACCCGGCAGAACAGCCACACCCTCGTGGCGTATTTTTCCATGGAGATCGGTTTGAATCCGTTGATGCCGACCTACTCGGGAGGACTCGGGGTGCTGGCCGGCGACACCATTCGTTCCGCGGCCGATCTGGGTGTGCCGATGGTCGGTGTCACACTGCTCCATCGGCGGGGTTATTTTTATCAGCGGCTCGATCAGAAGGGGTGGCAGTCGGAGGAGCCGGTGGCCTGGGCGGTCGACGATTTCGCCGAACCGATGGAACCGCGAGTCTCCGTCGAAATCGAGGGCCGGACCGTGCACGTGCGTGCCTGGCGGCATCACGTTACCGGCATGTCGGGCCATACCGTCCCGGTGTATCTGCTCGATACCGATCTGCCCGAAAACAGCCCGTGGGATCGGACCATCACGGATACGCTCTACGGCGGGGACTCGCATTACCGCTTGTGCCAGGAAATGATCCTGGGGTTCGGGGGGTTCGCTCTCCTGCGCGCGTTGGGGTACGGGAACATCTTTCGCTACCACCTCAACGAAGGGCATGCGGCGCTGCTGGTCCTGGCGTTGATCGAGGCGGCCATCGGGACGGAACCGCGGAACGGAGATGTGCCGCCGGAGGTGATCGAGCAGGTGCGGGAACAGTGCGTGTTCACCACGCACACTCCGGTGCCGGCGGGTCACGACCAGTTTCCAGTGGAACTCGCGCATCGGGTGTTGGGGAGTCGGCGATGCGATCTCGTGCAGGCCTGCCAGCACCAGGGCGCGTTGAACATGACCTTGCTGGCCTTGCGAGGATCCCGGTTCGTCAACGGCGTCGCCATGCGGCACGGAGAGGTGTCCCACTCCTTGTATCCCGGCTACCCGATCCATTCCATTACCAACGGCGTGCATGCCGTGACCTGGACCGCGCCCTCGTTTCAAAGCCTCTATGACCGTCATTTGCCCGACTGGCGATACGATCAATTATCGCTTCGTTACGCCATCAGTATTCCCGGCGCTGAAATCTGGAGGGCCCATCAGGATGCCAAGTTGGCCTTGGTGGACGAAGTGAACCGTCAGACCAACGCGGGATTCGATCGCGATGTCCTCACCATCGGCTTCGCCCGCCGCGCGACTGCGTATAAGCGAGGGACCCTGGTGTTTCACGATGTCGAACGGTTGCGGCGGCTCCTGAAAGAGGCAGGCCCGATTCAATTCGTCTTTGCGGGAAAGGCGCACCCGCAGGATCAGGCGGGCAAAGACATGATCCATCGCATTTACGGCATGCGTGGGCAGCTATCGGTGGCCTATCTTGCCAATTACGACATGACGCTGGCACGTCTCCTCTGCGCCGGCGTGGATGTGTGGCTGAATACGCCGCTCCCGCCGATGGAAGCCTCCGGTACGAGCGGCATGAAGGCGGCGATGAACGGGGTTCCGAGTTTGAGCGTGCTGGACGGTTGGTGGGTCGAGGGGCATATCGAAGGGGTCACGGGCTGGTCGATCGGCGAGAAGATCGAGGCCTGTGTGTCGCCCGCGGAGGACATGGAGGCCTGCCATGCCCGGGCTCTGTACGACAAGCTTGAGCAGCGGGTCATGCCTTGCTTTTACAAGGACCGGGAGGGGTTCATCGAGATCATGAAGCATGCGATTGCCGTGAACGGGGCGTTCTTCAACACGCAGCGCATGGTGGGGCAGTATCTGCGCAATGCGTATCGGCTGGTCGGACAAGACGTCAATGGAGCCTAAAGTGATGGCCCTGGATCAAGATGTGTTGCGATCCGATTATGCGCATCTATTGACGTTGTGGACGTCCGGCGTGCGGGACTATCACACGATGCTGTCGGACTATCTGACCGCCAATTCGATTTTTGTCGCGGTGATCGGGTTGCTGGTGTCGCGGGAATCGCTGGCGCTTCCCTTTACCCTCATCATTGTATTGTTCAGCATCATCGGGATTCTCATGAGTGTGCAGATGGCGATCGTGCTCGGGCGGTTCTCCGGGCAAAATGCGCTCTGGGAGTGGCAGCTACGGGGCATCGAGACCATGCCTGAATGGCGGGAACGAAAGCCGGTGAACAGTCTCTATCGACTCCGCGAACATCGTGAAACGATCGTCGAGGACACGAATGAGCCGCGCTTCTTCGAGCCCTCCTGGGCGTTCCGGCAACATCGCCAATGGTGGGCGCATCGCGCGATCAGCTTCCCCTGGTTTTTCGGTACGGTCTATGGGCTCTTTCTGCTGTGGGGGCTGACCCAGGTCGTGCGTGCGAGCACGTTGTCGTGGGGGTAATAGGCCCTGCCTGATTGACGGTGTCTGCATCACCGTGAACATCAGCAGCGCGGAATGGAGAGCGGCACCAGCAACAGAGGCCGTCACCGCCTGCTGTATCACGTCTTCCAACGACTCACTTTCCGGCGCTTGGTAACAGGCCGATATGCAGTGCGGATGAAGCCTCCATGAAGAAACATTCATGGATGAATTCTTCATGCTCCGTTCATCGTCGATTCATGTTCTGCTGCTACAGTGACATCGTGACGGGGCGGGGCGACGAGGATCCCGTCTCGGGCGGATCATGAAAGGTGAACGAGATGAACAAACTGAGTACCATCGTGCCGGTCACGCTGCT from Nitrospira sp. ND1 includes the following:
- a CDS encoding glycosyltransferase; the protein is MELKTQLPKVGIGRRCGSIQANLDGYRKLMSEEAYEELRTLAKELQGVKVCHVNSTAAGGGVAELLARYVPMLQALGVQADWRLIHGEADFFAITKAFHNALQGGHYGLGKAAQDLYLKVNERSAKALGNDYDVYIVHDPQPAAIRHFAGPRDAKWIWRCHIDSSAPDKEVSQFLRPLLEEYEAVVFTMSQFVLPQLAAKRVAFIAPAIDPLATKNMDLPEDLCRRAIADSGVDPRRPLLLQVSRFDPWKDPLGVVRAYRLVKEAIPAVQLVLIGAMAGDDPEGWEILDRVEEEAAKDPDLFVFTNLAGVGSMEVNAFQRGCDVVIQKSLREGFGLVVSEALWKEKPVVAGNTGGIPMQFPEPFQKNLVDSVEACAERLLHLLQRPGERGEFGRAGREHVRRHFLMPRLVRDELRLIKQVLEAS
- the glgP gene encoding alpha-glucan family phosphorylase, producing MTRQNSHTLVAYFSMEIGLNPLMPTYSGGLGVLAGDTIRSAADLGVPMVGVTLLHRRGYFYQRLDQKGWQSEEPVAWAVDDFAEPMEPRVSVEIEGRTVHVRAWRHHVTGMSGHTVPVYLLDTDLPENSPWDRTITDTLYGGDSHYRLCQEMILGFGGFALLRALGYGNIFRYHLNEGHAALLVLALIEAAIGTEPRNGDVPPEVIEQVREQCVFTTHTPVPAGHDQFPVELAHRVLGSRRCDLVQACQHQGALNMTLLALRGSRFVNGVAMRHGEVSHSLYPGYPIHSITNGVHAVTWTAPSFQSLYDRHLPDWRYDQLSLRYAISIPGAEIWRAHQDAKLALVDEVNRQTNAGFDRDVLTIGFARRATAYKRGTLVFHDVERLRRLLKEAGPIQFVFAGKAHPQDQAGKDMIHRIYGMRGQLSVAYLANYDMTLARLLCAGVDVWLNTPLPPMEASGTSGMKAAMNGVPSLSVLDGWWVEGHIEGVTGWSIGEKIEACVSPAEDMEACHARALYDKLEQRVMPCFYKDREGFIEIMKHAIAVNGAFFNTQRMVGQYLRNAYRLVGQDVNGA